Proteins encoded together in one Euwallacea similis isolate ESF13 chromosome 12, ESF131.1, whole genome shotgun sequence window:
- the Gabat gene encoding 4-aminobutyrate aminotransferase, mitochondrial, giving the protein MWVRQHFNVILKNLAKNASCVRSATSLVPGEPKEPHISTSAVPGPKSQQLLQDLNTINQSSSVQLFANYDKSIGNYLVDVDNNVFLDAFTQISSIPIGYNHPELLTVFKEDHKLRALINRPALGVFPGYDWPQKLRSVLLGVSPGLPQVITMMCGSCSNENAYKALFIAYRTRERGEDVSFSELENSSCMINQPPGSPHLSLLSFHGAFHGRTMATLATTHSKAIHKLDVPSLDWPIAHFPRYKYPLEENVRENNAEDQKCLAEVEDLIQKYKKKGVPVAGIVVEPIQSEGGDNEASPEFFQGLQKVAKRNGAGLLIDEVQTGAGATGKMWCHQHFNLENPPDIVTFSKKMLTGGFYHNLEMRPKQAYRIFNTWLGDPGKIYLLEAVLKVVKEQNLLDQVVKTGNRLKSGILSLEKEHSELLNSTRGRGSFLAVNAVDTKLRDNIVGNLKLKGVIVGACGDHSIRLRPSLTFQEHHADILLDKFRQVLNEVK; this is encoded by the exons ATGTGGGTTCGACAACATTTTAACGTTATATTGAAGAACCTTGCCAAAAATG CATCCTGCGTGCGATCCGCAACTTCCCTGGTCCCAGGAGAACCCAAAGAGCCACACATTTCCACCTCGGCAGTGCCCGGACCTAAGTCTCAGCAGCTTCTACAAGACCTAAACACCATCAAT CAAAGCAGTTCAGTGCAATTATTCGCCAACTACGACAAATCCATTGGGAATTATCTGGTAGACGTGGATAACAACGTATTCCTAGACGCATTCACTCAAATATCCTCAATCCCCATTGGTTACAACCATCCAGAGCTTCTAACAGTGTTCAAAGAAGACCACAAATTG CGGGCTTTAATAAATAGGCCCGCATTAGGAGTTTTTCCGGGATATGACTGGCCGCAAAAACTGAGAAGTGTGCTGCTAGGTGTCTCCCCCGGACTTCCGCAGGTTATCACTATGATGTGCGGGTCCTGCTCTAATGAAAATGCCTATAAAGCCTTGTTTATAGCTTACAGGACTAGGGAAAGAGGAGAAGATGTCTCTTTTAG cgAATTGGAGAATTCTTCGTGCATGATTAACCAGCCACCAGGAAGCCCCCATTTATCTTTACTGTCATTCCATGGAGCTTTTCATGGTAGAACAATGGCTACCCTTGCCACAACACATTCCAAGGCAATTCACAAGCTGGATGTGCCTTCTTTGGATTGGCCCATTGCCCATTTTCCTAG ATACAAATATCCACTGGAAGAAAATGTCAGAGAAAATAATGCTGAAGACCAGAAATGCTTGGCGGAAGTGGAGGATCTGAtccaaaaatacaagaaaaaaggAGTTCCAGTTGCAGGGATTGTCGTAGAACCCATCCAGTCTGAAGGGGGAGATAATGAGGCTTCTCCGGAATTTTTCCAg GGCCTACAAAAAGTGGCCAAAAGAAACGGTGCTGGGTTGTTAATAGATGAGGTGCAAACGGGGGCAGGAGCCACTGGAAAAATGTGGTGCCACCAACATTTTAATCTAGAAAATCCCCCGGATATAGTCACTTTTAGCAAGAAAATGCTTACTGGAGGATTTTACCACAATTTGGAAATGAG GCCAAAACAGGCTTACAGAATCTTCAACACTTGGCTAGGAGATCCCGGCAAAATCTACCTATTAGAGGCAGTTCTTAAAGTGGTCAAGGAACAGAATCTGCTGGATCAGGTTGTTAAAACTGGAAACCGGCTAAAATCTGGAATTTTGTCTTTAGAAAAAGAACACTCGGAATTGTTAAATTCGACGAGAGGAAGAGGCTCTTTCTTGGCGGTCAATGCAGTGGATACGAAGCTCCGGGATAATATTGTGGGGAATCTTAAATTGAAAG GTGTCATTGTGGGGGCTTGTGGGGACCATTCAATTCGTCTTAGACCCTCCTTAACTTTCCAGGAACATCATGCTGATATTCTTTTGGACAAATTTAGGCAGGTGCTAAATGAGGTTAAGTAA
- the LOC136412583 gene encoding cilia- and flagella-associated protein 100-like produces the protein MNNKKVKSTTSTLAKKQDSQASPPDQLKFSRSKLHTIKKTSIPIKEKLKPKISIKQRYFTSGHRIDEHDKKDLEKEPSPFHYPKDLEEFAYKVMNKALRNDVRIKELTGKCLQKLSYKNPQTKNLLQRLYVENPTIDSMKSVLDIAPEYFKVVEGRPISDHLDIRNYIDVLRDSLRTKIVNRYREDDIVLIEDNLLLEQKVIDSIREDYNKYVNAFDEFLFRDHTSSMLLLKESETAAKDAYDKYEEYKVVAKKYGAIRSSLYSSEEKLRNCQMYERFLFLVSPFSWKNQRQGTSASVSIENGKDVEENIFEKYQSINEKEISLSDLINQFNEECREDNPPELYFTDPEQLLDVFRFMKMQNLNSLLHSEELALPLGQVRDRMWQARQMFDQEIENLQEILNKLENGIKWEEERAKCLQELAFNLIENEFKGLIMNDEVLNLHVFVEDVYETHIGPNDANLSMGDMMKAIESRYRHELLSLDKVPADQVALLESGCYAEQMMVMRLAETAAKQYAELKQLTYKLKRAFAPAYQKTQGKELKKRSLPLQQRREASAPLKQLTSEEAEYLEFFTNFCVFSDDPRDYGIDPEVGEKPAKDTIENNVEE, from the exons atgaataataaaaaagtgaaatccACGACATCAACGCTAGCCAAGAAACAAGATTCTCAGGCCTCTCCGCCTGACCAATTGAAATTCTCCAGATCGAAACTGCATACCATCAAGAAAACTTCCATACCAATTAAAGAAAAGCTGAAgcctaaaatttcaatcaaacaaCGCTACTTTACCTCAGGACACAGAATTGATGAGCACGATAAAAAAGATTTAGAAAAAGAGCCTTCGCCCTTTCATTATCCTAAAGATTTGGAAGAGTTTGCTTATAAAGTAATGAACAAGGCTTTGAGAAATGACGTAAGAATTAAAGAGTTAACAGGAAAATGCTTGCAGAAACTCAGTTACAAGAATCCCCaaaccaaaaatttattacagagATTGTATGTAGAAAACCCCACTATTGATAGCATGAAATCCGTGCTGGACATTGCacctgaatattttaaagtagTGGAAGGGAGACCTATATCGGATCATCTAGATATACGCAATTATATTGACGTATTGAGGGATTCTCTGAGGACGAAAATCGTTAATAGATATCGTGAAGATGATATAGTACTGATTGAAGATAATTTGCTTCTAGAGCAAAAGGTTATAGATTCAATCAGAGAAGactataataaatatgttaatGCTTTTGACGAGTTTCTCTTTAGAGATCACACATCTTCAATGCTGCTCCTGAAGGAATCTGAAACAGCTGCTAAAGATGCTTATGATAAATATGAAGAATACAAAGttgttgcaaaaaaatacggCGCAATACGCTCATCCCTCTATAGTTCGGaagaaaaattgagaaattgtCAAATGTACGAAAGATTCCTCTTCTTGGTTAGCCCTTTCAGCTGGAAAAATCAGCGACAAGGCACTTCAGCTTCAGTGAGCATTGAAAATGGTAAGGAtgtagaagaaaatattttcgaaaaatatcaatcaatcaatgaaaaagaaatctcATTAAGCGATCTGATAAACCAATTTAATGAAGAATGTCGAGAGGACAATCCACCAGAGCTATATTTCACCGATCCGGAACAACTATTAGACGTCTTTAGATTCATGaaaatgcagaatttaaaCTCCCTTCTTCACTCAGAAGAACTGGCCCTGCCTTTGGGGCAAGTCCGAGACAGAATGTGGCAAGCTAGACAAATGTTTGATCAAGAGATAGAGAACTTGCAGGAGATTCTTAACAAATTGGAAAACGGTATCAAGTGGGAAGAAGAAAGGGCCAAATGCCTGCAAGAGCTCGCTTTTAATTTGATCGAAAACGAGTTCAAGGGACTAATAATGAATGATGAAGTGCTTAACCTGCATGTCTTCGTGGAAGACGTTTATGAGACTCATATAGGACCTAATGATGCCAATTTAAGCATGGGCGATATGATGAAAGCCATCGAGTCTCGGTACAGGCATGAGTTGTTGTCTTTGGATAAA GTGCCGGCAGACCAGGTGGCCCTTCTAGAAAGCGGTTGTTATGCTGAACAAATGATGGTGATGCGTCTTGCAGAAACGGCAGCTAAACAATATGCCGAGCTAAAACAACTGACTTATAAACTCAAGAGAGCATTCGCGCCAGCTTACCAGAAAACTCAAGGCAAAGAGTTGAAGAAAAGGTCTCTTCCTCTGCAGCAGAGACGCGAAGCTTCTGCTCCTCTTAAACAACTCACCTCAGAAGAAGCTGAATATCTAgaattttttacgaatttcTGCGTATTTTCAGACGATCCTCGCGATTATGGCATTGACCCTGAGGTGGGAGAGAAACCCGCTAAAGACACTATAGAGAATAATGTAGAagaataa